One window from the genome of Rhodobacteraceae bacterium S2214 encodes:
- a CDS encoding META domain-containing protein: MLRFLPIVLLLTACGPDETISGYAVRDATYRLIDIDGTDFAARATISFGDNGSVTGRGPCNSFHSTQTLPYPWFNLDPIASTRVACPDLAAEQIYFAALADMTLAESFENVLILSNTDDREMVFQVE; the protein is encoded by the coding sequence ATGCTTCGCTTTCTACCCATCGTGCTTTTGCTCACCGCTTGCGGCCCTGATGAAACCATATCAGGCTACGCCGTGCGCGACGCGACCTATAGACTGATAGACATCGATGGCACTGATTTTGCGGCGCGCGCGACGATCAGCTTCGGCGACAATGGCAGCGTGACAGGACGCGGCCCTTGCAACAGCTTTCATAGCACGCAAACCCTCCCCTATCCGTGGTTCAACCTTGATCCCATCGCGAGCACGCGCGTGGCCTGCCCCGATCTCGCGGCAGAGCAGATATATTTCGCCGCGCTCGCAGACATGACGTTGGCGGAATCATTTGAGAATGTGCTGATCCTGTCCAACACAGATGACCGCGAAATGGTGTTTCAGGTCGAATAA
- a CDS encoding sensor histidine kinase has protein sequence MTVTTQEIDVRDLESVRKAARAPDLVIGDDWVAPQALGENEQGERRRPRGLLSLLRSSPIARKIITINLIAVMLLIAGVLYLSSSRDSLVFQRVNSLVKEAELVADVLEANLPETEAVDLATSAGIDVIAGLAKITLRDRIQVMIFDPNAKFIGAAEGTGKISDVSGLDEIAGNTLILDILSGVWDRMSGVFGGSEPQTSSNIELVQFTSAQVASAMETGTQFHAFGDEGNTTFIVTTPLKQNGQTIGVAALASAAGEIDQLVAQEREQVLRLFIVGIVISIGLSLVLASTIANPLADLAAAAELGRDKNARKMSPTKIRIPDLTARPDEIGRLSGALRGMVQALYERIEGNEQFAADVAHEIKNPLASLRSAVGTMRVAKRDDQREKLLEVIEHDVRRLDRLVSDISNASRLDSELVKEEEETFDLLKMLSNLNEFLGKEAEDKGIDYIDDLPDQAIMVQGLEGRLAQVFVNLITNAISFCEDGDAIRVWARRRENRILVVVEDTGPGIPNEAIHKVFQRFYSERPEGQFGNNSGLGLAISKQIVEAHGGVIWAENIRPTEADLTSEPLGARFVVGLPV, from the coding sequence ATGACTGTGACCACCCAAGAGATTGATGTCAGAGACCTCGAGTCCGTGCGCAAAGCCGCGCGGGCCCCTGATCTTGTGATTGGTGATGATTGGGTGGCGCCACAAGCGCTCGGCGAAAACGAACAGGGCGAACGGCGTCGGCCGCGCGGCCTGCTGTCGTTGCTGCGCAGTTCGCCGATTGCCCGAAAGATCATTACGATCAATCTAATCGCTGTCATGCTTTTGATCGCGGGCGTTCTGTATCTCAGTTCGTCACGCGACAGTCTTGTATTCCAACGCGTAAACAGCCTCGTCAAAGAGGCAGAGCTGGTCGCGGATGTCCTAGAAGCGAATTTACCCGAAACCGAAGCGGTCGATCTTGCGACGTCCGCAGGTATCGACGTGATTGCTGGTCTGGCCAAAATCACGTTGCGTGACCGTATTCAGGTGATGATCTTTGATCCCAATGCGAAATTTATTGGTGCGGCAGAAGGCACCGGCAAAATTTCAGACGTTTCCGGACTAGATGAAATCGCTGGAAATACGCTGATTTTGGACATTTTATCCGGTGTATGGGATCGCATGTCCGGCGTTTTCGGCGGGTCTGAACCGCAAACCAGCAGCAATATTGAACTGGTCCAATTCACCAGCGCCCAAGTTGCAAGTGCGATGGAAACGGGAACCCAGTTTCATGCGTTCGGTGACGAGGGGAACACAACGTTCATCGTGACAACGCCGCTGAAACAGAACGGCCAAACCATCGGTGTCGCCGCACTGGCATCTGCAGCGGGTGAAATTGATCAGTTGGTCGCGCAGGAACGTGAACAGGTCCTGCGGTTGTTTATCGTGGGTATCGTCATTTCCATCGGTTTGAGCCTTGTTTTGGCGTCGACTATTGCGAATCCGCTCGCGGATCTGGCGGCAGCCGCTGAACTTGGACGCGATAAAAACGCGCGCAAAATGTCACCGACGAAAATTCGTATTCCTGATTTGACAGCCCGTCCCGATGAAATCGGCCGTTTGTCCGGTGCATTGCGTGGCATGGTGCAGGCCCTGTACGAACGTATTGAAGGCAATGAACAATTTGCCGCTGACGTCGCGCATGAAATCAAAAACCCGCTCGCATCGTTACGGTCTGCCGTCGGGACCATGCGGGTCGCGAAACGCGATGATCAGCGCGAAAAGCTGTTGGAAGTGATCGAACATGACGTGCGGCGTTTGGATCGCCTTGTCAGTGACATTTCGAACGCGTCGCGTCTTGATAGTGAATTGGTCAAGGAAGAAGAAGAAACCTTTGACCTGCTGAAAATGCTGAGTAATTTGAACGAATTCTTGGGCAAAGAAGCGGAAGACAAGGGGATCGATTATATCGACGATCTGCCTGATCAAGCCATCATGGTGCAGGGGCTGGAAGGCCGTCTCGCTCAGGTTTTTGTCAACTTGATCACCAACGCGATTTCGTTCTGTGAAGACGGTGATGCGATCCGTGTGTGGGCCAGACGCCGTGAAAATCGTATTCTGGTGGTTGTCGAAGATACCGGACCTGGCATCCCGAATGAAGCGATCCATAAAGTGTTCCAGCGGTTCTATTCGGAACGTCCTGAAGGTCAGTTCGGGAACAACTCTGGTCTTGGGCTCGCGATTTCCAAACAAATCGTCGAAGCGCACGGTGGCGTGATCTGGGCTGAAAATATCCGCCCGACAGAGGCTGATCTGACGTCGGAACCGCTTGGTGCGCGCTTTGTTGTAGGTCTGCCGGTTTAA
- the era gene encoding GTPase Era, whose translation MTDTTRAGFVALIGEPNAGKSTLLNRMVGAKVSIVTHKVQTTRARIRGIAIGGESGEAQLVFIDTPGLFKPRRRLDRAMVAAAWTGAGDADIVVLMIEAHRGISEGVKAILASLEERTGGGKVALAINKIDKVKTEALLALTSEMNERYPFAETFMISAERGHGVKALKTWLAGEVPAGPWLYPEDQIADLPMRNIAAEITREKLTLRLHQELPYELTVETENWEERPDGSCRIDQVVYVARDGHKGIVLGKKGETAKAVNTAARLELEEFLGRRVHLFVQIKVRKNWLEEKERYSEMGLEFKDGNA comes from the coding sequence ATGACAGACACAACACGCGCCGGATTTGTGGCCCTGATCGGCGAACCAAACGCCGGTAAATCAACGCTTTTGAACCGGATGGTTGGCGCGAAGGTGTCCATCGTGACCCACAAGGTGCAAACCACACGGGCGCGTATTCGCGGCATCGCGATTGGCGGTGAATCCGGCGAAGCGCAGCTGGTTTTCATCGACACACCGGGCTTGTTCAAACCGCGCCGCCGTCTTGACCGCGCGATGGTTGCAGCCGCGTGGACCGGGGCAGGGGACGCGGATATCGTCGTTCTGATGATCGAAGCGCACCGCGGGATTAGCGAAGGCGTGAAGGCCATCCTTGCGTCGCTGGAAGAACGCACAGGCGGAGGCAAAGTGGCCTTGGCGATCAACAAGATCGACAAGGTGAAGACCGAAGCGCTGCTTGCACTGACGTCCGAGATGAACGAACGCTACCCATTCGCGGAAACCTTCATGATCTCCGCTGAACGCGGGCATGGTGTGAAGGCACTGAAAACATGGCTTGCTGGTGAAGTGCCTGCCGGCCCGTGGTTGTATCCCGAAGATCAGATCGCCGACTTGCCGATGCGCAATATCGCAGCCGAAATTACGCGCGAAAAACTGACGCTGCGCCTGCATCAGGAATTACCGTACGAGCTGACGGTTGAAACTGAAAATTGGGAAGAACGCCCCGACGGGTCGTGCCGTATTGATCAGGTCGTTTACGTTGCTCGCGATGGGCACAAAGGTATCGTTCTGGGCAAAAAAGGCGAAACCGCGAAGGCAGTGAATACCGCCGCACGGCTGGAGCTCGAAGAATTCCTTGGGCGCCGCGTCCACCTGTTTGTGCAGATCAAAGTGCGCAAAAACTGGTTGGAAGAAAAAGAACGTTACTCAGAAATGGGTCTCGAATTCAAAGACGGTAACGCTTGA
- the recO gene encoding DNA repair protein RecO, translating to MISWTDDAALLATRPFGETSVIIEVFSEEHGRHAGVVRGGTSRKVAPLLQPGAQLSVTWKARLDQHLGSFTVEPIRSRAAAAMGDRLSLAGLNAVCGLLTMVLPEREAHAPLYDRTMGLLDLLGQTDIWPLAYLRWEQALLEEMGFGMDLSACAVRGVNEDLAFVSPKSGKAVSRDAAGEWADRLLALPPVLAGKGDATPGEIVKALATTGYFIENRLIKSLGDRPMPAARARLLDAIGRYST from the coding sequence ATGATCAGTTGGACCGATGACGCAGCCCTTTTGGCCACTCGCCCGTTTGGGGAAACCTCGGTCATTATCGAAGTGTTTTCCGAAGAACACGGGCGTCATGCAGGCGTCGTGCGTGGCGGCACCAGCCGTAAGGTTGCACCGTTGTTGCAGCCTGGCGCGCAGCTATCGGTGACATGGAAAGCGCGGCTTGATCAGCACCTTGGGTCGTTCACGGTTGAACCCATCCGTAGTCGCGCCGCTGCCGCAATGGGCGACAGGTTATCACTGGCGGGCTTAAATGCGGTTTGTGGTTTGCTGACGATGGTGCTGCCCGAACGCGAAGCCCACGCGCCGTTGTATGACCGCACAATGGGACTGCTTGATTTGCTGGGGCAGACGGATATCTGGCCGCTCGCCTATTTGCGGTGGGAACAGGCGTTGCTCGAGGAAATGGGTTTCGGCATGGATCTGTCCGCTTGCGCTGTGCGCGGCGTGAACGAAGATTTGGCGTTCGTATCGCCCAAGTCGGGCAAAGCCGTCAGTCGGGATGCGGCAGGTGAATGGGCGGATCGTCTGCTGGCCCTTCCGCCTGTGCTTGCGGGCAAAGGCGACGCGACGCCGGGCGAAATTGTGAAAGCATTGGCTACAACGGGCTATTTCATTGAAAACCGCCTGATCAAAAGCCTTGGTGATCGCCCAATGCCCGCTGCACGCGCCAGATTGTTGGATGCGATCGGCCGTTATTCGACCTGA
- a CDS encoding response regulator transcription factor yields the protein MSKIALVDDDRNILTSVSMTLEAEGFEVETYNDGQSALEAFNKRMPDMAVLDIKMPRMDGMDLLQRLRQKTSMPVIFLTSKDDEIDEVLGLRMGADDYVKKPFSQRLLVERIRALLRRQDAISGEEIEETEDTKVMVRGELSMDPLRHAVTWKGQDVSLTVTEFLLLQALAQRPGFVKSRDQLMDVAYDDQVYVDDRTIDSHIKRLRKKMRNTDDTFSAIETLYGIGYRYNEE from the coding sequence ATGTCAAAAATCGCCTTGGTCGATGATGATCGCAACATCCTGACCTCCGTTTCCATGACGCTTGAAGCTGAAGGCTTCGAGGTGGAAACATATAATGACGGCCAATCCGCGCTGGAAGCGTTTAACAAACGTATGCCAGATATGGCTGTTCTCGATATTAAGATGCCGCGGATGGACGGGATGGACCTGCTCCAGCGTCTGCGCCAGAAAACATCAATGCCGGTTATTTTCCTGACCTCCAAAGATGATGAAATCGACGAAGTCCTTGGTCTGCGCATGGGCGCGGACGATTATGTCAAAAAGCCATTTTCGCAGCGTTTGTTGGTTGAGCGTATTCGCGCTTTGCTGCGTCGGCAGGATGCAATCTCAGGCGAAGAGATTGAAGAGACAGAAGACACCAAGGTTATGGTGCGGGGCGAATTGTCGATGGACCCACTGCGTCACGCTGTGACGTGGAAAGGTCAGGACGTATCTCTGACTGTCACAGAATTTCTGTTGCTGCAGGCATTGGCACAACGCCCCGGTTTCGTGAAATCACGTGATCAGTTGATGGACGTGGCCTACGACGATCAGGTGTATGTGGACGACCGGACAATCGACAGTCACATCAAACGCCTGCGCAAGAAGATGCGCAATACAGACGACACATTCTCGGCGATTGAGACGCTGTATGGTATCGGATACCGTTACAACGAAGAGTAA
- a CDS encoding DUF3859 domain-containing protein, whose product MKHVLALLICMPVVAFAQAPQPDVKAPAIASMEVGVICAPDTLGVREAPGTIAGTTHVIEEEPAFVAATRRVPAVLGIGFGIKSQALDIDGINGVQMTVTHPPMGATGQTVQTFASTIRGTDPSLTFYQFDFDYELLPGFWQIEASYAGETLYRTTFEVLPAEQIPELADICGYVDLFS is encoded by the coding sequence ATGAAACATGTTCTCGCTTTGCTTATTTGTATGCCCGTTGTGGCTTTTGCCCAAGCCCCGCAGCCCGATGTAAAGGCGCCGGCGATTGCGAGTATGGAAGTCGGGGTCATTTGCGCACCAGATACGCTTGGCGTTCGCGAAGCCCCGGGTACGATCGCGGGCACGACCCATGTTATTGAAGAAGAGCCTGCGTTTGTCGCAGCGACGCGGCGTGTGCCTGCGGTGCTTGGGATCGGGTTCGGGATCAAGTCGCAAGCGCTTGATATCGATGGCATCAACGGCGTGCAGATGACGGTCACCCACCCGCCTATGGGCGCGACGGGCCAAACAGTGCAAACGTTCGCATCAACTATTCGCGGCACTGACCCTTCCCTGACGTTTTATCAGTTCGACTTTGATTATGAACTCTTGCCCGGCTTTTGGCAGATCGAAGCGTCCTATGCCGGCGAAACCCTTTACCGGACAACATTCGAAGTACTGCCTGCAGAACAAATACCCGAACTGGCCGATATCTGCGGTTATGTAGACCTGTTTTCTTAG
- a CDS encoding aminoglycoside phosphotransferase family protein, translating to MDDEIPLTGGNVAAGVTRVGDTIRKPVTANTPATQALLTKLAAAGVNGIPQFLGIDDNNRQMLRFVSGDTDFPTNLWTEDTALLSAARLLRRIHNATLSLTDATVPWAYSHPDPLQHEVICHNDFAPYNMTFDTNGAVIGVFDFDLAGPAPRIRDLAYLAWWIVPLGQQDAAMDAATQADLDVQSRRLKLLCKTYGVPANRALLDMITEVLTQMSDPDATSRMIGEAATQALIAGGHLDQWAQSLADFAQIKGQIAANLDV from the coding sequence ATGGATGATGAAATTCCCCTGACCGGTGGCAACGTCGCCGCTGGTGTCACGCGCGTTGGCGACACGATCCGCAAACCCGTCACGGCAAATACGCCCGCGACACAGGCGCTGCTGACAAAACTCGCGGCGGCGGGTGTGAACGGCATTCCGCAGTTTTTGGGGATCGACGACAACAACCGCCAGATGCTGCGCTTTGTGTCGGGCGATACCGATTTTCCAACAAACTTATGGACCGAAGACACAGCACTTTTATCAGCAGCCCGCCTGCTACGCCGCATTCATAACGCCACCCTGTCCTTGACGGATGCGACGGTGCCTTGGGCTTACAGCCACCCTGACCCATTGCAGCACGAGGTCATCTGCCACAACGATTTTGCCCCCTACAACATGACGTTCGACACGAACGGTGCGGTGATCGGCGTCTTCGATTTTGATCTAGCAGGGCCTGCGCCACGGATCAGGGATCTGGCCTATCTGGCGTGGTGGATCGTCCCGCTTGGTCAGCAGGACGCCGCGATGGATGCTGCCACGCAGGCCGACTTGGATGTCCAAAGCCGTCGGCTCAAACTGCTTTGCAAGACATATGGGGTACCAGCCAACCGCGCCCTTTTGGACATGATCACCGAAGTCCTAACCCAAATGAGCGACCCTGATGCCACATCCCGCATGATTGGCGAGGCCGCCACGCAGGCCTTGATCGCAGGCGGCCATCTTGACCAATGGGCCCAATCTTTAGCCGATTTCGCCCAAATCAAGGGGCAGATCGCAGCCAACCTTGACGTTTAA
- the rnc gene encoding ribonuclease III, with translation MKLSAELAAFAKRIGHDFADPSLLIRAVTHSSMMSAHRDDNQRLEFLGDRVLGLVMSDALLKADTDASEGLLAPRYNALVRREACADVARQIDIGAVLKLGRSEMKSGGRRKEALLADAMEAVIAAVFLDAGFETAQKMVVTLWGKRIYNVADDARDAKTALQEWAQARGEPPPAYVEVARSGPDHQPVFTIEARLSSGPAEKATAGSKRQAEQAAATALLKKVDP, from the coding sequence ATGAAGCTGTCGGCGGAACTTGCTGCTTTTGCAAAACGGATCGGCCATGATTTTGCCGATCCGTCCCTATTGATCCGCGCCGTCACGCATTCGTCGATGATGTCGGCGCATCGCGATGACAATCAGCGGCTCGAATTCTTGGGCGACCGTGTGCTGGGTCTGGTGATGTCCGACGCCTTGCTGAAGGCTGATACGGATGCGTCCGAAGGCCTGCTTGCGCCGCGTTACAACGCGCTTGTGCGCCGTGAAGCTTGCGCAGATGTTGCCCGCCAGATTGATATCGGTGCTGTCCTGAAACTCGGTCGGTCCGAGATGAAATCAGGTGGGCGGCGCAAAGAGGCGTTGCTGGCTGATGCCATGGAAGCTGTGATCGCTGCTGTGTTCTTGGACGCAGGGTTCGAGACCGCCCAAAAGATGGTCGTGACCCTGTGGGGCAAGCGCATCTATAATGTGGCTGACGACGCGCGCGACGCTAAAACGGCCCTGCAAGAATGGGCACAAGCCCGTGGCGAACCGCCGCCCGCCTATGTCGAAGTGGCCCGCTCTGGCCCAGACCATCAGCCTGTATTTACGATTGAGGCGCGCCTGTCCTCCGGTCCTGCTGAAAAAGCGACCGCCGGATCAAAACGCCAAGCCGAACAAGCCGCCGCAACCGCCCTTTTGAAGAAAGTCGACCCATGA
- a CDS encoding HPr kinase/phosphatase C-terminal domain-containing protein: MTLTLHATAVAVDEKALVITGPSGSGKSSLALQLMAYGAALIADDRVTLITDQQNLVATCPATIAGLIEARQIGVLNAEPAPPSPVVLAVDLGQTETERVPEHRTVTWLNHKIPLLWGAKNPHFPASLLQMLKAGRSLR; this comes from the coding sequence ATGACCCTTACGCTTCATGCCACTGCTGTAGCCGTTGATGAAAAGGCGCTTGTGATTACCGGCCCATCTGGGTCCGGAAAATCCAGCCTTGCTTTGCAACTCATGGCATATGGCGCGGCGCTTATTGCGGATGACCGCGTGACGTTAATCACCGACCAACAGAATTTGGTTGCCACATGTCCCGCAACTATCGCCGGATTGATTGAAGCCCGACAAATTGGTGTTCTCAACGCTGAACCGGCGCCCCCGTCACCTGTTGTTCTTGCCGTCGATCTAGGGCAAACCGAAACAGAGCGGGTCCCGGAACACCGAACCGTGACTTGGCTTAATCACAAAATCCCCTTGCTTTGGGGCGCAAAAAACCCACATTTTCCTGCATCACTGCTGCAAATGCTGAAAGCAGGCCGGAGCCTTCGATGA
- a CDS encoding acyl-CoA dehydrogenase family protein produces the protein MAHDGQDMTLIATAGMPDLLAQTAASLPAVATIVQAAKTSVAALTTDGGRISGALIEENQTAAHGYAWLATYDQSLQQMQAWADRLTADGKFGETEQLIHQIAFGEYLAQIAGGIQMNQGEMIRLRDMGVSAADQAAFAADSAVAALIDNANTQAARTRLVELMQEQSANVTVGASGLDEELEMIRDQFRRYAVEKVEPFAHDWHLNDELIPMEVIDELAEMGVFGLTIPEEYGGFGLSKSSMCVVSEELSRGYIGVGSLGTRSEIAAELILCGGTEEQKQKWLPQLASAETLPTAVFTEPNTGSDLGALRTRAVKKGDDWEVTGNKTWITHAARTQVMTLLARTDPDTTDYKGLSMFLAEKTPGTDEDPFPTDGMTGGEIEVLGYRGMKEYELAFDGFAVKGENLLGGETGKGFKQLMQTFESARIQTAARAIGVAQSALDVGMQYAQDRKQFGKSLINFPRVSGKLAMMAVEIMVARQLTYFSAAEKDADRRCDLEAGMAKLLGARVAWACADNALQIHGGNGFALEYKVSRILCDARILNIFEGAAEIQAQVIARRLLG, from the coding sequence ATGGCCCATGACGGACAAGACATGACACTGATCGCAACCGCAGGAATGCCTGATCTATTGGCCCAGACCGCCGCGTCGTTGCCCGCCGTGGCGACCATCGTGCAAGCCGCAAAAACCAGCGTCGCAGCGCTGACCACAGACGGCGGGCGCATCTCCGGCGCGCTAATTGAAGAAAACCAAACTGCGGCGCATGGCTATGCTTGGTTGGCCACATACGACCAATCCTTGCAGCAAATGCAGGCGTGGGCTGATCGTTTGACGGCTGACGGTAAGTTTGGCGAAACCGAACAATTGATCCACCAGATCGCGTTTGGCGAATACCTTGCGCAGATCGCTGGTGGCATCCAGATGAACCAAGGCGAAATGATCCGTTTGCGCGACATGGGCGTGTCAGCGGCGGATCAGGCCGCTTTCGCAGCGGACAGTGCAGTCGCAGCATTGATTGACAACGCCAACACGCAGGCCGCCCGCACCCGTCTTGTCGAACTGATGCAGGAACAATCCGCAAATGTGACCGTGGGCGCGTCCGGTCTGGATGAAGAACTGGAAATGATCCGCGACCAATTCCGCCGCTACGCGGTCGAAAAGGTCGAACCATTTGCCCATGATTGGCACCTGAACGACGAATTGATCCCGATGGAAGTCATCGACGAGCTTGCCGAAATGGGCGTGTTCGGCCTGACGATCCCCGAAGAATACGGCGGTTTTGGCCTGTCGAAATCATCGATGTGTGTGGTGTCTGAAGAATTATCGCGCGGCTACATCGGTGTTGGGTCGCTCGGCACGCGGTCCGAAATCGCGGCAGAACTGATCTTGTGCGGCGGTACCGAAGAGCAGAAACAAAAGTGGTTGCCGCAATTGGCCAGCGCCGAAACCCTGCCAACGGCCGTCTTCACCGAACCCAACACTGGATCCGACCTTGGCGCGCTGCGTACGCGTGCGGTGAAGAAGGGCGACGATTGGGAAGTGACCGGTAACAAAACGTGGATCACCCACGCCGCCCGCACCCAAGTGATGACATTGCTCGCACGGACCGATCCCGACACGACCGACTACAAAGGTCTATCGATGTTCCTTGCCGAAAAGACCCCAGGCACGGATGAAGACCCGTTCCCAACCGACGGCATGACCGGTGGCGAGATCGAGGTTCTCGGTTATCGCGGCATGAAAGAATACGAACTGGCCTTTGACGGGTTTGCTGTAAAAGGCGAAAATCTGTTGGGCGGCGAGACTGGCAAAGGTTTCAAGCAATTGATGCAGACCTTTGAATCTGCGCGCATCCAGACGGCAGCCCGCGCCATCGGTGTGGCGCAATCCGCGCTTGATGTCGGGATGCAGTATGCGCAGGACCGCAAACAATTCGGCAAATCGCTGATCAACTTCCCGCGTGTATCGGGCAAACTGGCGATGATGGCCGTTGAAATCATGGTGGCACGCCAGTTGACCTACTTCTCTGCTGCGGAAAAAGACGCTGACCGCCGCTGCGATCTGGAAGCGGGTATGGCGAAATTGCTAGGCGCACGCGTGGCCTGGGCCTGTGCCGACAACGCGCTGCAAATCCACGGCGGTAATGGCTTTGCGTTGGAATATAAAGTCAGCCGTATCTTGTGTGATGCGCGCATCCTGAACATCTTTGAAGGGGCCGCAGAAATCCAAGCGCAAGTCATCGCGCGGCGGCTACTTGGGTAA
- a CDS encoding DUF1491 family protein, translated as MKLTADIWVSAYLTRLRLSEIPAFVVQKGDATAGAVLIKLNTLDGKACCYQRSFDLMTGDRKWVVLSDGAEPDVDGSIAKQRGFDPDLWVIEVEDKQGRHLLDEPGLD; from the coding sequence TTGAAACTGACGGCTGACATCTGGGTGTCGGCCTATTTGACGCGCCTGCGCCTGTCCGAAATCCCCGCATTTGTCGTGCAAAAAGGGGATGCGACAGCGGGGGCGGTACTGATCAAGTTGAATACGCTTGATGGAAAGGCCTGCTGTTATCAACGCAGTTTCGATCTGATGACGGGCGACCGGAAATGGGTCGTGCTGTCGGACGGGGCGGAACCGGATGTTGACGGGTCCATCGCAAAACAACGCGGCTTTGATCCTGATCTTTGGGTGATCGAGGTCGAAGATAAACAGGGTCGTCACCTGTTGGATGAACCTGGATTGGACTGA
- a CDS encoding phosphoenolpyruvate carboxykinase produces MDQGTVNPQMKLEDQGIKGLGYVYYNRSEPELQAAAIAAGEGVEGQGGTFLVTTGKHTGRSPKDKFVVRTPSVEDTIWWENNPPMDMDKFDILYADMLSHMQGGRVDVQDLFGGADPAHRLDVRVITELTWHSLFIRHLLRRPEASELETFTPDFTIINCPSFKADPAKHGCRSETVIALNFEKKVILIGGTEYAGENKKSVFTLLNYLLPEKGIMPMHCSANHAPNNPVDTAVFFGLSGTGKTTLSADPSRVLIGDDEHGWSDRGTFNFEGGCYAKTIGLDPEAEPEIYATCSMPHTVIENMVFDEETKELDFNDDSLTANMRCAYPLNYIGNASESALGGHPKNIIMLTCDAFGVLPPISRLTPAQAMYHFLSGFTSKVAGTERGVTEPEPTFSTCFGAPFMPRRPEAYGKLLQQKIATHGATCWLVNTGWTGGAYGTGSRMPIKATRALLSAALDGSLVENEFRKDENFGFEVPMTCDGVDATLLDPRATWADKDAYDAQAAKLVGMFSDNFEKYVPFIDADVKAASIG; encoded by the coding sequence ATGGACCAAGGAACGGTCAACCCGCAGATGAAGCTTGAAGATCAAGGCATCAAAGGGCTGGGTTATGTGTATTATAACCGCTCTGAACCCGAATTACAGGCCGCTGCAATTGCAGCAGGCGAAGGTGTTGAAGGCCAAGGCGGCACATTCCTTGTCACCACTGGCAAGCACACGGGTCGGTCCCCGAAGGACAAATTCGTTGTTCGCACACCGTCTGTTGAAGACACGATCTGGTGGGAAAACAACCCGCCGATGGATATGGACAAATTCGACATTCTCTACGCCGATATGCTGTCACACATGCAAGGTGGCCGCGTTGACGTGCAAGATTTGTTCGGCGGCGCTGACCCAGCGCACCGTCTTGATGTGCGCGTGATCACGGAACTGACATGGCATTCGCTGTTCATTCGTCACCTGCTGCGTCGCCCTGAGGCGTCCGAGCTCGAGACATTCACGCCGGACTTCACCATCATCAACTGCCCGTCGTTCAAAGCAGACCCAGCAAAGCACGGCTGCCGGTCTGAAACGGTCATTGCGCTGAACTTCGAAAAGAAGGTCATCCTGATCGGCGGCACAGAATACGCTGGCGAAAACAAGAAGTCCGTCTTCACACTGTTGAACTACCTGTTGCCAGAAAAAGGCATCATGCCGATGCACTGCTCTGCCAACCACGCGCCAAACAATCCGGTTGATACGGCTGTGTTCTTTGGCCTGTCCGGTACTGGCAAGACAACACTGTCCGCTGACCCATCCCGCGTTTTAATCGGCGACGACGAACACGGTTGGTCAGATCGCGGCACGTTCAACTTCGAAGGCGGTTGCTACGCCAAGACGATCGGCTTGGACCCAGAAGCTGAACCTGAAATCTACGCCACATGTTCGATGCCACACACGGTTATCGAAAACATGGTGTTCGACGAAGAAACCAAGGAATTGGACTTCAACGACGATAGCCTGACCGCCAACATGCGCTGCGCTTACCCGTTGAACTACATCGGCAACGCGTCTGAAAGCGCCTTGGGTGGCCATCCGAAGAATATCATCATGCTGACATGTGATGCGTTCGGCGTTCTGCCCCCCATCAGCCGCCTGACACCTGCGCAAGCGATGTACCACTTCTTGTCCGGCTTCACCTCAAAGGTTGCTGGCACGGAACGCGGCGTGACCGAACCAGAGCCAACATTCTCGACCTGTTTCGGCGCACCTTTCATGCCACGCCGCCCAGAGGCCTACGGCAAGTTGCTCCAGCAAAAGATCGCGACACATGGTGCGACATGCTGGTTGGTAAACACAGGCTGGACCGGCGGTGCTTATGGTACCGGATCACGGATGCCGATCAAAGCGACCCGCGCATTGCTGTCCGCAGCGCTCGACGGATCACTAGTCGAAAACGAGTTCCGCAAAGACGAGAACTTTGGCTTCGAAGTCCCGATGACATGCGACGGTGTGGACGCAACTTTGCTCGATCCACGCGCCACATGGGCTGACAAAGACGCGTACGATGCGCAGGCCGCAAAGCTGGTCGGCATGTTCAGCGACAACTTTGAAAAGTACGTGCCGTTCATCGACGCGGACGTGAAAGCTGCGTCAATCGGGTAA